A window of Campylobacter ureolyticus contains these coding sequences:
- a CDS encoding YggS family pyridoxal phosphate-dependent enzyme yields MNLNKLLDEINELSNGRKVELVAVSKYVGPKEIKELFNKGQMSFGENRVQDLVKKSDELKELNLNWHFIGTLQTNKINALLKIRPTLWQSCNSLKLAQAVDKRLDYKLDTLLEINTADEDSKTGLDLALAIESYCAIKESCKNLNLKGIMCIGAHSDDELEVAKSFEKAYVIYESLQNQGAKICSMGMSSDYKMAIKCGSNMLRIGSLLFK; encoded by the coding sequence ATGAATTTAAACAAACTTTTAGATGAGATAAATGAGCTTTCAAATGGCAGAAAAGTTGAGCTTGTAGCAGTTAGCAAGTATGTTGGCCCAAAAGAGATTAAAGAGCTTTTTAACAAAGGTCAAATGAGCTTTGGAGAAAACAGAGTTCAAGATCTTGTTAAAAAAAGTGATGAGTTAAAAGAGCTAAATTTAAACTGGCATTTTATAGGCACTTTGCAGACAAATAAAATAAATGCCCTTTTAAAAATCCGCCCTACTTTGTGGCAAAGTTGCAACTCCCTAAAACTTGCACAGGCTGTAGATAAAAGGCTTGATTATAAGCTCGATACTTTGCTTGAGATAAATACAGCAGATGAAGATAGTAAAACTGGACTTGATCTAGCTCTAGCAATTGAGAGCTATTGCGCAATAAAAGAGAGTTGCAAGAACTTAAATTTAAAAGGCATAATGTGCATTGGTGCCCATAGCGATGATGAGTTAGAAGTTGCAAAAAGTTTTGAAAAGGCTTATGTAATTTACGAAAGCTTGCAAAATCAAGGCGCTAAAATTTGCTCTATGGGAATGAGCTCTGACTATAAAATGGCTATAAAATGTGGTTCAAATATGTTAAGAATTGGAAGCTTGTTGTTTAAGTAA
- the rseP gene encoding RIP metalloprotease RseP: MDKKNLNLAIVLVVLAIALWHWGPLFFVTILVISFLIFFHELGHFLAAKQVGVCVNVFSIGFGEKIYTKKFGSTTYALSAIPLGGYVQLKGQDDANPALKNYDKDSYNTLSPWGRIYILLAGPFFNLILAFFIYIALGFIGVEKLAPVVGKVMENSAAKSANIMPNDKILSIDGKPIKEWDDISKLVTLQTMNIEILRDKKTLNLTLTPKTGDAKTLFGEDIKKPLIGITPKGDFVRVYHKGFSAIPYAFNESLEASKLIIVSLQKLVSGVVSVKEMGGIVAITDITTKAASISLSALLVLTALISVNLGILNLFPIPVLDGGHIVFNIYEIIFKKPVSDRIFVGLSYVGMALLFTLMAFTIINDFLRMFGAYN, from the coding sequence ATGGATAAAAAAAACTTAAATTTAGCCATTGTTTTAGTAGTTTTAGCTATAGCATTATGGCATTGGGGACCACTTTTTTTTGTAACTATTTTAGTAATTTCATTTTTGATTTTCTTTCATGAACTTGGACATTTTTTGGCAGCAAAGCAAGTTGGGGTTTGCGTAAATGTTTTTAGCATCGGTTTTGGAGAAAAAATTTATACTAAAAAATTTGGCTCTACAACTTATGCGTTAAGTGCAATTCCACTTGGCGGATATGTCCAGCTAAAAGGACAAGATGACGCCAACCCAGCACTTAAAAACTATGATAAAGATAGTTATAACACTCTAAGCCCTTGGGGACGAATTTATATACTTCTTGCGGGACCATTTTTTAACCTTATTTTGGCATTTTTTATCTACATTGCGCTTGGATTTATCGGTGTTGAAAAACTAGCCCCTGTAGTTGGAAAGGTTATGGAAAACTCAGCTGCCAAAAGTGCAAATATAATGCCAAATGATAAAATTTTAAGCATTGATGGCAAGCCTATCAAAGAGTGGGATGATATCTCAAAACTAGTTACATTACAAACTATGAATATAGAGATTTTAAGAGATAAAAAAACTTTAAATTTAACTCTTACGCCAAAAACAGGAGATGCCAAAACTTTGTTTGGAGAAGATATTAAAAAGCCACTAATTGGAATAACTCCAAAAGGCGATTTTGTAAGAGTTTATCACAAAGGATTTAGCGCTATTCCATACGCTTTTAATGAAAGTCTTGAAGCCTCAAAACTCATCATAGTAAGCCTTCAAAAGCTAGTAAGTGGTGTTGTTTCAGTAAAAGAGATGGGCGGAATAGTCGCAATTACCGATATCACAACAAAAGCAGCAAGCATAAGTTTATCGGCGCTTTTGGTATTGACAGCGCTTATTTCAGTAAATTTAGGCATTTTAAACCTCTTTCCAATCCCTGTTCTTGATGGTGGGCATATAGTTTTTAACATTTATGAGATCATCTTTAAAAAGCCAGTTAGTGATAGAATTTTTGTAGGACTTAGCTATGTTGGAATGGCACTACTTTTCACGCTTATGGCATTTACTATCATAAATGATTTTTTAAGAATGTTTGGAGCATATAACTGA
- a CDS encoding enoyl-ACP reductase, producing the protein MDNFFKNKTLVISGGTRGIGRAIVEEFAKNGVNIAFTYNSNEELAKEIEKELADKYGIKAKSYPLNILEPETYKELFLEIDKDFDRVDFFISNAIISGRAVVGGYTKFMRLKPRGINNIFTATVNAFVVGAQEAAKRMQKNGGGSIISISSTGNRVYIDNYSGHGTCKAAVEAMVRYAATELGEFNIRVNAVSGGPIETDALRAFVNYEEVRDKTAELSPLGRMGQPTDLAGACLFICSDKASWVTGHTFIVDGGTTFK; encoded by the coding sequence ATGGATAATTTTTTTAAAAATAAAACGCTGGTTATAAGTGGTGGAACAAGAGGTATTGGAAGAGCAATAGTTGAAGAGTTTGCAAAAAATGGTGTAAATATAGCTTTTACATACAATTCAAATGAAGAACTTGCAAAAGAAATAGAAAAAGAATTAGCCGATAAATACGGTATAAAAGCTAAATCTTATCCTCTTAATATACTTGAACCTGAAACATATAAAGAACTATTTTTAGAAATAGACAAAGACTTTGATAGAGTTGATTTTTTCATATCAAATGCTATTATATCAGGTAGAGCCGTAGTTGGTGGATATACTAAATTTATGAGATTAAAACCTCGTGGAATTAATAATATATTTACAGCAACAGTAAATGCCTTTGTAGTTGGCGCTCAAGAAGCAGCAAAAAGAATGCAAAAAAATGGCGGAGGCTCAATTATCTCAATAAGTTCAACTGGAAATAGAGTATATATAGACAATTATTCAGGTCATGGAACATGTAAAGCAGCAGTTGAAGCTATGGTAAGATATGCAGCAACTGAACTTGGTGAATTTAATATAAGAGTAAATGCAGTAAGTGGTGGACCAATAGAAACTGATGCCTTAAGAGCTTTTGTAAACTATGAAGAAGTTAGAGATAAAACAGCTGAGCTTAGTCCTCTTGGCAGAATGGGTCAGCCAACTGATTTAGCAGGAGCATGTTTATTTATTTGTTCAGATAAGGCTAGCTGGGTTACAGGACATACTTTTATAGTTGATGGCGGAACAACATTTAAATAA
- the pgsA gene encoding CDP-diacylglycerol--glycerol-3-phosphate 3-phosphatidyltransferase — protein sequence MINLPNALAIIRIFLSFLFFFLLVNLGEICPNLHTSWINYFAVVVFLLASITDFFDGYIARSWNQITKFGEIIDPLADKMLTLAGFIGLMYLGRANPWAIYLILIREFFITGFRVIMASDGIKVSAGMAGKVKTVFQMITIIFLTMQWFGGTILLWISVFLTLYSGFLYIFGYTKEIKQRKKNNG from the coding sequence ATGATAAATTTACCAAATGCTTTAGCTATTATTAGGATATTCTTATCATTTTTATTTTTCTTTTTACTTGTAAATTTAGGTGAAATTTGCCCAAATTTACATACTAGTTGGATAAATTATTTTGCAGTCGTTGTTTTTTTACTAGCATCAATTACTGATTTTTTTGATGGATATATAGCAAGAAGCTGGAATCAAATAACCAAATTTGGTGAAATAATAGATCCGTTAGCTGATAAAATGCTAACTCTTGCTGGATTTATAGGACTAATGTATTTAGGACGAGCAAACCCATGGGCAATTTATCTAATACTTATAAGAGAGTTTTTTATAACTGGATTTAGAGTTATAATGGCAAGCGATGGGATAAAAGTAAGTGCTGGAATGGCTGGAAAAGTTAAAACTGTTTTTCAAATGATAACAATTATATTTTTAACAATGCAATGGTTTGGTGGCACAATTTTACTTTGGATAAGTGTATTTTTAACGCTTTATTCAGGATTTTTATATATTTTTGGATATACAAAAGAAATAAAGCAAAGGAAAAAAAATAATGGATAA
- a CDS encoding M16 family metallopeptidase, whose product MNLGSDVISVNVIYRVGSRNETMGKSGIAHMLEHLNFKSTKNRKAGEFDAIVKGFGGINNASTGFDYTHYFIKCSNKNLEKSLELYADIMENLNLNDEEFQPERNVVLEERLWRTDNNPFGYLFFRLFNNAFIYHPYHWTPIGFKDDIKNWSIDDIKRFHSIYYQPKNATLLIVGDIDEKTVFNLSKKYFENIKNRCEIPNLHTYEPVQDGEKSFVIHKQSEVEILGLAYKIPPFKHKDRIKFEAISQYLSGGKSSLLNRVLVDEKNLANQIDTYNLSSIDENLFIIFAVCNPGISADELKNEILKLIEEQKENLIKDDEIEKLKNSVKSDFVYSFDNTSKVSSIYANYIMCGDIDMLFNYQDDINSLKKDDIKEAFKKYFNKSNLTIGVLKNGQKE is encoded by the coding sequence ATGAATTTAGGAAGTGATGTTATTAGTGTAAATGTTATTTATAGAGTTGGTTCAAGAAATGAAACTATGGGTAAAAGTGGCATAGCTCACATGCTTGAACATCTAAATTTTAAATCAACTAAAAATAGAAAAGCTGGAGAATTTGATGCAATAGTTAAAGGTTTTGGTGGTATTAATAACGCATCTACAGGCTTTGACTATACGCACTATTTTATAAAATGCTCAAATAAAAACTTAGAAAAATCACTTGAATTATATGCCGATATAATGGAAAATTTAAACTTAAATGATGAAGAATTTCAGCCTGAGAGAAATGTAGTTTTAGAAGAAAGGCTTTGGAGAACAGATAATAATCCTTTTGGATATCTATTTTTTAGACTTTTTAATAATGCATTTATATATCATCCTTATCATTGGACTCCAATTGGGTTTAAAGATGATATTAAAAATTGGAGTATTGATGACATAAAAAGATTTCACTCAATATATTATCAACCTAAAAATGCAACTTTATTAATAGTTGGTGATATAGATGAAAAAACTGTCTTTAACCTATCAAAAAAATACTTTGAAAATATAAAAAATAGATGTGAAATACCAAATTTGCACACTTATGAACCAGTTCAAGATGGAGAAAAATCATTTGTTATTCATAAACAAAGTGAAGTTGAAATTTTAGGACTTGCATATAAAATTCCACCATTTAAACACAAAGATAGAATCAAATTTGAAGCGATAAGTCAATATTTAAGTGGTGGTAAAAGCTCACTTTTAAATAGAGTTTTAGTTGATGAAAAAAACTTAGCAAACCAAATAGATACTTACAATCTTTCAAGTATTGATGAAAATTTATTTATAATTTTTGCAGTTTGCAATCCAGGAATTAGTGCAGATGAATTAAAAAATGAAATTTTAAAACTCATAGAGGAACAAAAAGAAAATTTAATTAAAGATGATGAGATAGAAAAATTAAAAAATAGTGTAAAATCTGATTTTGTTTACTCATTTGACAACACTAGTAAGGTTTCTTCAATATATGCAAACTATATAATGTGTGGTGATATAGATATGCTTTTTAACTATCAAGACGATATAAACTCACTTAAAAAAGATGATATAAAAGAAGCTTTTAAAAAGTATTTTAATAAATCAAATTTGACAATTGGTGTTTTAAAAAACGGACAAAAGGAGTAA
- the dapA gene encoding 4-hydroxy-tetrahydrodipicolinate synthase, producing MEKAILSGAMTALITPLKNGALDENGYARLIKRQIENGINAVVPVGTTGESATLTHDEHRRCIEIAVDVCKNTGVKVIAGAGSNATHEAVGLAKFAKEHGADAILSVAPYYNKPTQEGLYLHYKELAASVDLPVLLYNVPGRCGVEISTDTIIRLFNDCQNIIGVKEASGNIDKCVDLSAHEPRLCVISGEDAINYPILSNGGKGVISVTSNLLPDYTAKLTKFALDNEFLKAKAINDDLYNINKVMFCESNPIPIKAAMFIAGLIDSLEYRLPLCKPSKENLLKIEKIMKQYDIKGF from the coding sequence ATGGAAAAAGCTATATTAAGTGGTGCCATGACAGCACTTATTACACCACTTAAAAATGGTGCTTTGGATGAAAATGGTTATGCAAGACTTATAAAAAGACAAATTGAAAATGGCATAAACGCAGTAGTTCCAGTTGGTACAACTGGGGAAAGTGCAACACTAACTCATGATGAACATAGAAGATGTATTGAAATAGCAGTTGATGTATGCAAAAATACAGGCGTTAAAGTTATAGCTGGTGCCGGAAGTAATGCAACCCATGAGGCGGTTGGACTTGCAAAATTTGCCAAAGAACATGGCGCGGATGCAATTTTATCAGTAGCGCCTTATTATAACAAACCAACCCAGGAAGGGCTTTATTTACATTACAAAGAGTTAGCAGCTTCAGTTGATTTGCCTGTTCTTTTATATAATGTCCCGGGCCGTTGTGGAGTTGAAATTTCTACAGATACTATTATTAGACTTTTTAATGATTGTCAAAACATAATTGGTGTAAAAGAAGCAAGTGGAAATATAGATAAATGTGTTGATTTATCGGCTCATGAACCAAGGCTTTGTGTAATAAGCGGTGAAGATGCTATAAATTATCCAATTTTAAGCAATGGCGGAAAAGGAGTTATATCAGTTACTTCTAACCTACTTCCTGATTACACTGCGAAATTAACTAAATTTGCACTAGATAATGAGTTTTTAAAAGCAAAAGCAATAAATGATGATTTGTATAATATAAATAAAGTTATGTTTTGCGAAAGCAACCCAATCCCTATAAAAGCAGCAATGTTTATAGCAGGATTAATTGATAGTTTAGAATACAGACTTCCTCTTTGCAAACCAAGTAAAGAGAATTTATTAAAAATAGAAAAAATAATGAAACAATATGATATAAAAGGATTTTAA
- a CDS encoding quinone-dependent dihydroorotate dehydrogenase, with amino-acid sequence MKYETLKKIFFQFDPENAHSLAMKGLRFANNNPWILNVVGRNYLQNDEILKQNLWGINFDNPIGLAGGFDKDGVALKALQSLGFGHIEFGTVTPKPQPGNEKPRLFRLVKNESIQNAMGFNNAGMEVVKKNVSKFYPLNSVIVANIGKNKITPNDEALNDYEILVKEFDEVCDMFVVNLSSPNTPNLRDLQESEYIKKFFETLKPLTKKPILLKISPDFAYDQAIEICTTAVENRADGIIINNTSIDYSLSPNIKEHKGGISGKLITHKSRELLKAISKELFGKTTLISCGGIDSAEEAYERIKYGASLIQIYTSFIFKGPTIAKDINEGLIKLLKKDGFSNIKEAIGIEIKK; translated from the coding sequence TTGAAATATGAAACACTAAAAAAAATATTTTTTCAATTTGACCCTGAAAATGCGCATTCCTTAGCTATGAAAGGGCTTAGATTTGCCAACAATAATCCATGGATTTTAAATGTAGTTGGTAGAAATTATTTACAAAATGATGAAATTTTAAAACAAAATTTATGGGGGATTAACTTTGATAACCCCATCGGTTTAGCTGGAGGGTTTGATAAGGATGGTGTTGCACTAAAAGCTTTGCAAAGTCTTGGTTTTGGACATATTGAGTTTGGAACAGTTACGCCAAAACCACAACCTGGAAATGAAAAACCACGTCTTTTTAGACTTGTAAAAAATGAAAGTATTCAAAATGCTATGGGCTTTAACAATGCAGGAATGGAAGTTGTTAAAAAAAATGTTTCAAAATTTTACCCACTAAATTCTGTTATAGTTGCAAATATAGGCAAAAATAAAATAACACCAAATGATGAAGCTTTAAATGATTATGAAATACTTGTAAAAGAATTTGATGAAGTTTGTGATATGTTTGTTGTAAATTTAAGCTCACCAAATACTCCAAATTTAAGAGATTTACAAGAAAGTGAATATATAAAAAAATTTTTTGAAACTTTAAAGCCATTAACTAAAAAACCAATTTTACTTAAAATTTCACCTGATTTTGCATACGATCAAGCTATTGAAATCTGCACCACAGCAGTAGAAAACAGAGCTGATGGGATAATAATAAACAATACAAGCATTGATTACTCTCTTTCACCAAATATAAAAGAACATAAAGGTGGTATTAGTGGAAAACTTATAACACATAAATCAAGAGAGCTTTTAAAAGCTATTTCTAAAGAATTATTTGGAAAAACAACTCTAATAAGCTGTGGAGGTATAGATAGTGCCGAGGAAGCTTATGAAAGAATTAAATATGGTGCAAGTTTAATTCAAATTTACACTTCTTTTATTTTTAAAGGTCCAACTATTGCAAAAGATATAAACGAAGGGCTTATAAAACTTCTTAAAAAAGATGGTTTTTCAAATATAAAAGAAGCTATCGGTATAGAAATAAAAAAATAA